TGGTAAATAAGATtacaagaattatatttttgctatcacattgttttattatgatgGTGGGcaaatttatacttttcatttcataacgtttaaaattttgttactagTACATGCACggttcttatattaaataatctatatctatatacagATGTTACAAGATTTTCTATTGTTATAGTTGTTCAAAGAAGCTGAAGTGTACTTTTCTCTGGAAGGGGAACGTTGGCAAGAAGACTTTATTTCTTACGAGCCTAAACAAGACAGGGTCTCCGAACATGCTCGTACAATTCATATTGATCTAGAGAACAGGACAGCGAAACATATCAAGATGAAACTAAAGTTTCAACATGAATGGATCCTTATCAGCGAAGTCACTTTTAAATCTGGTGAGTACTTTCAAAACAGAATTACTATTcagcataattatattttttttttaagtttttgaataaattacatGATTTGTTACAAACGAAACGATTTACGAGTTCGCTACTAACaattttgaagtttaaataaaagtgttatagaaatatcaaaccatttgttttcttataatagcattataaaataataacagccAGTGTAAAGGATTAAATTCTCCTAGTATTAAATCAACGCAAATgagagataattttatttgtactgaGTTCTCGACTCGTTTAATGCGAACCCAATAAACACTTTATTCTGTGAAAAACCACTCTCGAAATTTTGAAAAGGGAATGTGGAACAGTTTGTTCAAATAACAGATTTGTCTCTTCAATCAAACAAGTTATAGCGAGAAATGtttgtgaaaatttataaacagatCTAAGAATCAGACGCAATTATAGAAACATTCAAACCTAAGATAATTTGGTTGATATAATGAACTTAAATCGAGgattgttttctttataattaacaatacgACTGTTCATTGTGCGAatcatattactttttttaatggctcctttaaatttattaagcaCATCAGTTAATATACCTAGCTATCAGCTCATCAGTTATAGGAACACAAGTAATCGTATTTATAGCATTAACACCATTGTTGAAATTGTACTGCCTacaaccaaaaataaaatgtaacatctTTTCTCCATTATCCTTTGAACGTTATCTATTTGGAACACTCGCAAACTTCGCGCGATAACACAAATTTAATCTTTAGCCAATTAATCCTGGATTCCTTTACAGTATACAGCTTCTTAGTTATAAATCGTTTTCATGtgatgtataaaatgtaattaagagGGATAGTTGATGTGGATCACTGGGAACCGATTACAACCTTAATATCGGAAACGGATAATTAAATACGGTTGACGCATTTTagcaattttcataataaaaagttaatttttagagAACGTggatattcttaaaaatgtcaataaacTACATCATATTAGGTAGTTATGGAATAGTTATTAATGTTGCCTCCATGTAGTAATCAATCTTCATGCGACGAAAGTCATTATCATAGCTATTTGTGGTCTTAAATCTTAATACAATAAAGATCTTTCTTAATTGGTACAGTTTGTTTCAGTCTCAATAGAGTTCTAATTAAAGACAGATTGCTACAATTTTCTTTGTCACAACTTTTAACTAGGTAAATAATTCGTTAGgattttctttaacatttttgaaaagatttgacgtttttcaattttttaatctgttacaTGTCTCTAACATTAAgtctataaaaatgtttatacttgtttcaaaaacaaattcatattgaaatgaaaccgCGAAGTAGTTATTCATAATGTTTACAATAAGAAAGCCAGAACAAGAAGCAGGTCTTCACATTGCTTTGACTTGCTTTTCCTCgtcttcaatataataatatacatataatttttaatttatgttgcaAAACGTCTACTGCCGTCAAAGTAGAgatttaaactgtttttacTTTATCACTAAACGTTCTAATTTTAAGTCagtctttaattatttaataatttcagtcAACAAGTGGTATGACTACAATACACTTCATACCAActactgtttaaaatatagaagatttgaagtttattttttaaaaccgtCTCTTgataattgataattaaacACCCTTCCATTTCATGATCTAAATAAATTGTCGCAAACCGATCTATCATTTCATTAGAACGTCGATTAAgtatttactataatatcTGCTTGTAATTATCTTCTACGGACCATAGTAACACAACATATTTTCCaaacaaatttcttatttatagtcCACAATTTCCGAATAATATACGTCGCAAACTaatttctcattaaaattaaattgaccTACTATACAGACAAATGTTATACAATTAGAAATTAGCAGAGTGTCAAGTGACTCTTGGCACCTAGTCGATTTAAAACTGGCACGTCGCCATTCCCCTCACCTCAGTTTAGACTTATCCGGAGTTTTACTAGTTTGACATATTAACGACTTTGCCAACCTCAACAACTACCCGCAGTTATAGAGTTTTATGGCAGTAGGTATCTATATGACAATAtttgcttataattttatttaaattataattaggaaCCAATCACGTTTGGCGGCAGCAAATGATGTAAGAAAAATcagttttacttatataactatattcaATTAACGATTAAGACTTGCTAAAGAGGTGTCTTTAAGCTAACGATTGACTCCAGACTGAATATATGTTGAAACCCATTTCCCATTCCCACCGATGGTGCAAAGGCGTGCGGTGTCGTCTTTACTTTCCCATTCCCATCGATGGCTCAGAGTCAGCATTTGGCACTTAAGACCATTGTTGTACTATAAGCCTATTCCCCCGGTTACGCTTGCGTAACAAAGCTATTCAAATAATCAACATCGATAGTAGGTACATCTTTTATTGCTTCAAtctgatatatgtatgtacatataatcaTATCAGCAGATGCACCAAGGTCGtgccaaaatatatattaagggcTCATACCCTCAATTTTGTATAAGTTATTTGACAcgagtatattaataaagtttttgtatgtGCAAGAAAATACGAGTACACGACGCTaaacaagtaattttaataaaatgtatttttattagaattttataataaaaataattttgtttccaaTCAATATCTTAGATAATTATTcgcaaatataaaacttaaaaagacTTTTGAAAACTATTCATTAGTTCTGCCATAACTCGCGCCCTAATGCAGAAGtccataattattatgaacctTTGTAAATCCCTTTTCTTTaccattaaaattgaaatcattaaaacGAAGACTATTCGGAGTTTACACATTTTCCCGAAATGGCTTTagaagttgtttaaaaaagggtcctaacatttttatcacgCAAATCAAACAATTGCTTTAATCTTTGAAACGCCTCAAAGCCATTTCCCAAATAATTTCTTGTTTTGAGGAAAACAgtttaacaaacaatataattttatattagcaGACATCATTGCTGCTTAATTACTATTCAGAAAACTGCTTTAGAATGTACGGTTCTTCCTTAATTGTGCCAAAGTAATCAGGATGCATCTAACAaaccattataataaataatctttcgTTCCGCTCGACGTCTGCTGAGGACAAAATCTACCCGCTCACAACTTAGCTCCAATTCCTTTGTGAAACAACAATTAGGTCTGCGGTCGACACCTATTCATTTCTGTGCTTTGTCTTAATCTAAGACGGGactatttctttcattttgtAGGCAAAATTATAGAACTACCCTTTTAAAATTTGCTCGTTGAAGACAAAAGagagattatttaaaagttaaaaatcataatcaaattatatttcaattttaatttgcttATCAAAATCCTTATCTAAtctgtgtatttttaaattataataataatcacagGTACATATTATTCACATTCAAATTTGTTCATCTCAGTTCCAACAGTTATAAATTCATCGGCGGAATTTCTTGAGGAATATTATCGGAGCGACTCACCTCCATAttcaagaaagaaaagaaattccTCTTTACGAGTTTCTGTGGGTCTTGCTTGCGGAGCCGTCGTTGGAGTCGGAGCATGTATTGCAGCCATAGCTGTGTTAATAACAAAGCGTACCAGAAGGAGGATACCGAATGTTTTGAAGAAGCCTTTTTGTCCTTCACTAAGAAATGCTAATGCTCGAAATAATCGCAGAGCCCCGAGGCTTGCTTTGGCGTTAGCAAATTGTCCACCAATTCACATGCTCCggtaattatagaaaatacatattattaaaattaaaatctacaaATAGCAAAAAAGATTGGATTTCTACTTTTTTAACGTAATTCAATagttttgaaatgtatttattcttaaaattcaatgtaaataaacagatgtataaagaaataaacattaaacaaccTGCACAAAAACAATTGCAATCATTGATCATCCACTGgacataagtaaattttttatgagtCAAAAACGATACGCTTTGCTATTACCCTGCACTTTTTaccttcataataatatataacttttattgtttatttcttttgcatatagtaaatttagaaattatttttttatttttctacatttttCTATAGGCCTGCTGTAGTTGACGAGGACTACAGGGAACCATACAATATATGGAGAGAAACACTTGGTCGACGAGATAAACAAGAGATTCATGATCAAAACGAATACAACGGTAAGTCTTCTCAAACAAGTAAACATTTAGTAAACCGTCTTATCCTACACACGCTTTTGAAGTAAGAACAGTATTTTTGatcaaaatacatacaatacaataattttgagaCCTTGTAGCCcttgtttatatacaatataaacaatgCAGCTAGTTCAtgtattatcattaattataatagtacaaaaacaaagtctaaataatatatcgacTGATTTTTcagctaaatatatattatccaaaaaaaagtacttttgCAAGCTGTCATTGAACTAAAGTTATATGCTGTTTGgcaatattatctatatatatatatttatatatatcaaaactaGTCATTTGTCGACtatttataaggaaatattaacttttattctattacatacctttttaatattgttacctcatataacaatattttgattttaggcatatacaatattaacattttgttttatcctTCTGATTTCCGAGATTGCTTTAAAagctctttattttttataattatctaataatttCAGTTTAAGACTTTAAAATAAGGTTAGGAACAATAATATGAGAAAAAgaatatatcaaacaattgtgaacaatatttttaaaggaaaatcaGATGAAAGCGCTTCACGATACAATTTCCGTTTGACCACTTCTGTTTGATCCCACAATATTTCCccatatttacttaaaaaacacATTACACTGCTACGTTAATCAAATACCTAGTGGGCATTTTCCACGTACGTAAACATACAAGAACAATGGCATCACAAACGTTgaaatctatatatgtatatacaaaatgtaCGTATTTCCTTTCATGTAACCtttcatttctataaaataatttgataaaaaagacttaaagttttaaaataccatcataaatatttataataatctcgACTCTCTGAGAAATTACttctagtaaaataaatttgaacatCAAAcgtaaaactataattaatgttgatGTTGGAATATTCTTGTTAACTGAGCTTTGCAAATGAACAACTACTGCGCCTttgtggttttttttttctattaccaGGCTTacctttctttatatttagatacagTAAATATGGTGTCTAAAACAACttgttcattatattattaaaaatatgactatAGTTCATACCAAAActgaaactttattatttatcacaagtcacagataatatatacaatatttgtgtg
This Danaus plexippus chromosome Z, MEX_DaPlex, whole genome shotgun sequence DNA region includes the following protein-coding sequences:
- the LOC116777520 gene encoding uncharacterized protein LOC116777520, whose protein sequence is MMLFKEAEVYFSLEGERWQEDFISYEPKQDRVSEHARTIHIDLENRTAKHIKMKLKFQHEWILISEVTFKSVPTVINSSAEFLEEYYRSDSPPYSRKKRNSSLRVSVGLACGAVVGVGACIAAIAVLITKRTRRRIPNVLKKPFCPSLRNANARNNRRAPRLALALANCPPIHMLRPAVVDEDYREPYNIWRETLGRRDKQEIHDQNEYNEICEDPEFPRPYMMKRPDPHESFYAATDIIHHTYPDERTLRRERPAPGLFTSIKLPEAEPPNGVAPLLDFPRGRMRPVTFLGEGQHGTVSTLACLKLQSNIV